One region of Cinclus cinclus chromosome 25, bCinCin1.1, whole genome shotgun sequence genomic DNA includes:
- the LOC134053575 gene encoding hypoxia up-regulated protein 1 isoform X4, whose translation MPSMARWGRRALPWLLLFCFLPAADPVAVMSVDVGSESMKIAIVKPGVPMEIVLNKESRRKTPVAVSLKENERLFGDSALGMSIRTPKVAFRYFQDLLGKRINNPHVALYQSRFPEHELVKDETRQTVIFKLSPTIQYSPEEMLGMVLNYSRGLAEEFAEQPIKDAVITVPAYFNQAERRAVLHAARMADLKVLQLINDNTAVALNYGVFRRKDINATAQNIMFYDMGAGSTVCTIVTYQTVKTKDSGTQPQLQIQGIGFDRTLGGLVMELRLRDYLAKLFNEQHPSKDVQKNPRAMAKLLKEANRVKTVLSANADHVAQIEGLLDDIDFKAKVSRQEFEDLCSDLFKRVPGPVQQALSSAAMNMDGIDQVILVGGATRVPKVQEVLLKAVGKEELGKNINADEAAAMGAVYQAAALSKAFKVKPFIVRDAAVFPIQVEFTREVEEDDKSRSLKHNKRILFQRMAPYPQRKVITFNRYTDDFEFYVNYGDLTFLNEDDLQVFGSLNLTTVRLKGVGDSFKKHSDYESKGIKAHFNMDESGVLSLDRVESVFETLVEDKQEEESTLTKLGNTISSLFGGGGPTPETGENLTDSVQEEEESLAESGKEEQGEKQEQKSRIVDAGEEQEQEKQQSSGKAETASPKVESQRKEEGEKLEPQGPKGNRETAKEEELSKSSGDSTATKTEEEKIKAPKKQKLVHEITMELDVNDVPDLEEDELKSSMKRLQDLTVRDLEKQEREKSANSLESFIFETQDKLYQEEYQFVSTEEQREEISKKLSEASSWMEEEGYAAATKELKDKLSELKKLCRNLFFRVEERRKWPERLAALESLLNHSTIFLRGARMIPESDQIFTEVELSTLEKAINETTFLEPRSIPKAPLPSRPTDLEK comes from the exons ATGCCGAGCATGGCGCGGTGGGGCCGCCGGGCGCTGCCCTGGCtgcttctcttctgcttcctgccTGCCGCAG ATCCGGTGGCGGTGATGTCGGTGGATGTGGGCAGCGAGTCGATGAAGATCGCCATCGTGAAGCCTGGGGTGCCCATGGAGATCGTCCTGAACAA GGAGTCGCGAAGGAAAACACCCGTGGCCGTTTCCTTGAAGGAGAACGAGCGTCTCTTTGGTGACAGCGCGCTGGGGATG TCCATAAGGACACCCAAGGTGGCATTCCGATACTTCCAGGATCTGCTGGGTAAGCGGATCAATAATCCCCACGTGGCACTGTACCAGTCCCGATTCCCAGAGCATGAGCTGGTGAAGGATGAGACAAGACAGACTGTTATCTTCAAGCTGTCCCC AACGATACAGTATTCTCCTGAGGAGATGCTGGGGATGGTCCTGAACTATTCACGTGGTCTGGCTGAGGAATTTGCAG AGCAGCCCATCAAAGATGCAGTGATCACAGTTCCTGCATACTTCAaccaagcagagaggagagcagTTCTGCACGCTGCCCGCATGGCTGACCTCAAGGTGCTGCAGCTGATCAACGACAACACGGCTGTAGCATTGAACTATGGGGTTTTTAGGAGGAAAGACATCAATGCCACGGCACAG aatATCATGTTTTATGacatgggagcagggagcactgTTTGTACTATTGTTACATATCAGACAGTGAAAACTAAGGACTCGGGAACCCAACCTCAATTACAGATCCAAGGCATTGG GTTTGACCGTACTCTTGGTGGTTTAGTGATGGAGCTTCGTCTCCGGGACTACTTGGCCAAACTCTTTAATGAGCAGCACCCTTCAAAAGATGTCCAGAAGAACCCTCGGGCCATGGCCAAGCTGCTGAAGGAGGCCAACCGTGTGAAAACTGTGCTGAGCGCGAATGCCGACCACGTGGCGCAG ATTGAGGGACTACTGGATGACATAGACTTCAAAGCCAAGGTCTCAAGGCAAGAATTTGAGGATTTGTGCTCTGACTTGTTCAAGCGTGTCCCAGGACCCGTGCAGCAGGCTCTGAGTAGCGCAGCGATGAACATG GATGGAATTGACCAGGTGATTCTAGTTGGCGGTGCCACACGGGTCCCCAAAGTGCAGGAGGTTTTGCTGAAAGCTGTGGGCAA AGAGGAGCTGGGCAAGAATATCAATGCTGATGAGGCTGCTGCTATGGGTGCAGTCTaccaggcagctgctctgagcaaagCCTTTAAGGTGAAGCCCTTCATTGTTCGGGATGCTGCTGTGTTTCCTATCCAG GTGGAGTTTACTCGTGAAGTTGAGGAGGATGATAAATCCAGGAGTTTAAAGCATAACAAGAGGATTTTGTTCCAGCGCATGGCGCCCTATCCCCAGCGCAAAGTAATCACTTTCAACCGCTACACAGATGACTTTGAGTTCTATGTCAACTATGGAGATCTAACATTCCTCAACGAGGATGACCTGCA AGTTTTTGGTTCTCTCAATCTCACTACGGTGAGGCTAAAGGGAGTTGGGGACAGTTTCAAGAAGCACTCAGATTATGAATCCAAAGGCATCAAAGCACACTTCAACATGGATGAGAGTGGTGTACTGAGTCTGGACCGG GTGGAGTCGGTGTTTGAGACCTTGGTGGAAGACAAGCAGGAGGAGGAGTCAACACTGACAA AACTTGGAAACACTATCTCAAGCCTGTTTGGGGGTGGTGGGCCTACACCAGAGACTGGAGAGAACCTGACAGACTCAGTTCAG gaagaggaagagagcCTAGCAGAATCAGGTAAAGAAGAGCAGGGGGAGAAACAAGAGCAGAAAAGCCGTATTGTAGATGCTGGTGAAGAGCAGGAACAAGAGAAACAGCAGTCTTCAGGTAAAGCAGAAACAGCCTCTCCCAAAGTAGAGtcacagagaaaggaagaaggcGAGAAATTGGAGCCTCAG GGTCCCAAAGGAAATAGAGAAACTGCAAAAGAGGAAGAACTGTCCAAAAGTTCTGGTGACAGCACAGCTACCaaaacagaggaagagaagatCAAAGCACCCAAGAAGCAGAAGCTTGTCCATGAGATCACCATGGAGCTGGATGTAAATGATGTGCCTGACCTGGAGGAAGATGAACTGAAGAGCTCGATGAAAAG ACTCCAAGACTTGACTGTCAGAGATCTAGagaaacaggaaagagaaaaatcagccAACAGCTTGGAGTCATTCATCTTTGAGACCCAG GACAAGCTTTACCAGGAGGAGTATCAGTTTGTCTCAacagaggagcagagagaagaaatttcCAAAAAGCTTAGTGAAGCTTCCAGTTGGATGGAGGAGGAGGGCTATGCAGCTGCTACAAAG GAGCTAAAAGACAAGCTTTCTGAGCTGAAAAAACTTTGTAGGAACCTTTTCTTCCGCGTTGAGGAAAGGAGGAAGTGGCCAGAACgcctggctgctctggaaaGTCTGCTCAATCACTCCACCATCTTTCTCAG GGGAGCCCGAATGATTCCAGAGTCTGACCAGATATTCACAGAAGTGGAACTGAGTACGCTGGAAAAAGCCATCAATGAAACAACG TTCCTGGAACCCAGAAGCATTCCAAAAGCACCTCTTCCCTCGCGTCCCACAGATTTGGAAAAATGA
- the LOC134053575 gene encoding hypoxia up-regulated protein 1 isoform X3: MPSMARWGRRALPWLLLFCFLPAADPVAVMSVDVGSESMKIAIVKPGVPMEIVLNKESRRKTPVAVSLKENERLFGDSALGMSIRTPKVAFRYFQDLLGKRINNPHVALYQSRFPEHELVKDETRQTVIFKLSPTIQYSPEEMLGMVLNYSRGLAEEFAEQPIKDAVITVPAYFNQAERRAVLHAARMADLKVLQLINDNTAVALNYGVFRRKDINATAQNIMFYDMGAGSTVCTIVTYQTVKTKDSGTQPQLQIQGIGFDRTLGGLVMELRLRDYLAKLFNEQHPSKDVQKNPRAMAKLLKEANRVKTVLSANADHVAQIEGLLDDIDFKAKVSRQEFEDLCSDLFKRVPGPVQQALSSAAMNMDGIDQVILVGGATRVPKVQEVLLKAVGKEELGKNINADEAAAMGAVYQAAALSKAFKVKPFIVRDAAVFPIQVEFTREVEEDDKSRSLKHNKRILFQRMAPYPQRKVITFNRYTDDFEFYVNYGDLTFLNEDDLQVFGSLNLTTVRLKGVGDSFKKHSDYESKGIKAHFNMDESGVLSLDRVESVFETLVEDKQEEESTLTKLGNTISSLFGGGGPTPETGENLTDSVQEEEESLAESGKEEQGEKQEQKSRIVDAGEEQEQEKQQSSGKAETASPKVESQRKEEGEKLEPQGPKGNRETAKEEELSKSSGDSTATKTEEEKIKAPKKQKLVHEITMELDVNDVPDLEEDELKSSMKRLQDLTVRDLEKQEREKSANSLESFIFETQDKLYQEEYQFVSTEEQREEISKKLSEASSWMEEEGYAAATKELKDKLSELKKLCRNLFFRVEERRKWPERLAALESLLNHSTIFLRGARMIPESDQIFTEVELSTLEKAINETTQFLEPRSIPKAPLPSRPTDLEK; encoded by the exons ATGCCGAGCATGGCGCGGTGGGGCCGCCGGGCGCTGCCCTGGCtgcttctcttctgcttcctgccTGCCGCAG ATCCGGTGGCGGTGATGTCGGTGGATGTGGGCAGCGAGTCGATGAAGATCGCCATCGTGAAGCCTGGGGTGCCCATGGAGATCGTCCTGAACAA GGAGTCGCGAAGGAAAACACCCGTGGCCGTTTCCTTGAAGGAGAACGAGCGTCTCTTTGGTGACAGCGCGCTGGGGATG TCCATAAGGACACCCAAGGTGGCATTCCGATACTTCCAGGATCTGCTGGGTAAGCGGATCAATAATCCCCACGTGGCACTGTACCAGTCCCGATTCCCAGAGCATGAGCTGGTGAAGGATGAGACAAGACAGACTGTTATCTTCAAGCTGTCCCC AACGATACAGTATTCTCCTGAGGAGATGCTGGGGATGGTCCTGAACTATTCACGTGGTCTGGCTGAGGAATTTGCAG AGCAGCCCATCAAAGATGCAGTGATCACAGTTCCTGCATACTTCAaccaagcagagaggagagcagTTCTGCACGCTGCCCGCATGGCTGACCTCAAGGTGCTGCAGCTGATCAACGACAACACGGCTGTAGCATTGAACTATGGGGTTTTTAGGAGGAAAGACATCAATGCCACGGCACAG aatATCATGTTTTATGacatgggagcagggagcactgTTTGTACTATTGTTACATATCAGACAGTGAAAACTAAGGACTCGGGAACCCAACCTCAATTACAGATCCAAGGCATTGG GTTTGACCGTACTCTTGGTGGTTTAGTGATGGAGCTTCGTCTCCGGGACTACTTGGCCAAACTCTTTAATGAGCAGCACCCTTCAAAAGATGTCCAGAAGAACCCTCGGGCCATGGCCAAGCTGCTGAAGGAGGCCAACCGTGTGAAAACTGTGCTGAGCGCGAATGCCGACCACGTGGCGCAG ATTGAGGGACTACTGGATGACATAGACTTCAAAGCCAAGGTCTCAAGGCAAGAATTTGAGGATTTGTGCTCTGACTTGTTCAAGCGTGTCCCAGGACCCGTGCAGCAGGCTCTGAGTAGCGCAGCGATGAACATG GATGGAATTGACCAGGTGATTCTAGTTGGCGGTGCCACACGGGTCCCCAAAGTGCAGGAGGTTTTGCTGAAAGCTGTGGGCAA AGAGGAGCTGGGCAAGAATATCAATGCTGATGAGGCTGCTGCTATGGGTGCAGTCTaccaggcagctgctctgagcaaagCCTTTAAGGTGAAGCCCTTCATTGTTCGGGATGCTGCTGTGTTTCCTATCCAG GTGGAGTTTACTCGTGAAGTTGAGGAGGATGATAAATCCAGGAGTTTAAAGCATAACAAGAGGATTTTGTTCCAGCGCATGGCGCCCTATCCCCAGCGCAAAGTAATCACTTTCAACCGCTACACAGATGACTTTGAGTTCTATGTCAACTATGGAGATCTAACATTCCTCAACGAGGATGACCTGCA AGTTTTTGGTTCTCTCAATCTCACTACGGTGAGGCTAAAGGGAGTTGGGGACAGTTTCAAGAAGCACTCAGATTATGAATCCAAAGGCATCAAAGCACACTTCAACATGGATGAGAGTGGTGTACTGAGTCTGGACCGG GTGGAGTCGGTGTTTGAGACCTTGGTGGAAGACAAGCAGGAGGAGGAGTCAACACTGACAA AACTTGGAAACACTATCTCAAGCCTGTTTGGGGGTGGTGGGCCTACACCAGAGACTGGAGAGAACCTGACAGACTCAGTTCAG gaagaggaagagagcCTAGCAGAATCAGGTAAAGAAGAGCAGGGGGAGAAACAAGAGCAGAAAAGCCGTATTGTAGATGCTGGTGAAGAGCAGGAACAAGAGAAACAGCAGTCTTCAGGTAAAGCAGAAACAGCCTCTCCCAAAGTAGAGtcacagagaaaggaagaaggcGAGAAATTGGAGCCTCAG GGTCCCAAAGGAAATAGAGAAACTGCAAAAGAGGAAGAACTGTCCAAAAGTTCTGGTGACAGCACAGCTACCaaaacagaggaagagaagatCAAAGCACCCAAGAAGCAGAAGCTTGTCCATGAGATCACCATGGAGCTGGATGTAAATGATGTGCCTGACCTGGAGGAAGATGAACTGAAGAGCTCGATGAAAAG ACTCCAAGACTTGACTGTCAGAGATCTAGagaaacaggaaagagaaaaatcagccAACAGCTTGGAGTCATTCATCTTTGAGACCCAG GACAAGCTTTACCAGGAGGAGTATCAGTTTGTCTCAacagaggagcagagagaagaaatttcCAAAAAGCTTAGTGAAGCTTCCAGTTGGATGGAGGAGGAGGGCTATGCAGCTGCTACAAAG GAGCTAAAAGACAAGCTTTCTGAGCTGAAAAAACTTTGTAGGAACCTTTTCTTCCGCGTTGAGGAAAGGAGGAAGTGGCCAGAACgcctggctgctctggaaaGTCTGCTCAATCACTCCACCATCTTTCTCAG GGGAGCCCGAATGATTCCAGAGTCTGACCAGATATTCACAGAAGTGGAACTGAGTACGCTGGAAAAAGCCATCAATGAAACAACG CAGTTCCTGGAACCCAGAAGCATTCCAAAAGCACCTCTTCCCTCGCGTCCCACAGATTTGGAAAAATGA
- the LOC134053575 gene encoding hypoxia up-regulated protein 1 isoform X1, translating into MPSMARWGRRALPWLLLFCFLPAADPVAVMSVDVGSESMKIAIVKPGVPMEIVLNKESRRKTPVAVSLKENERLFGDSALGMSIRTPKVAFRYFQDLLGKRINNPHVALYQSRFPEHELVKDETRQTVIFKLSPTIQYSPEEMLGMVLNYSRGLAEEFAEQPIKDAVITVPAYFNQAERRAVLHAARMADLKVLQLINDNTAVALNYGVFRRKDINATAQNIMFYDMGAGSTVCTIVTYQTVKTKDSGTQPQLQIQGIGFDRTLGGLVMELRLRDYLAKLFNEQHPSKDVQKNPRAMAKLLKEANRVKTVLSANADHVAQIEGLLDDIDFKAKVSRQEFEDLCSDLFKRVPGPVQQALSSAAMNMDGIDQVILVGGATRVPKVQEVLLKAVGKEELGKNINADEAAAMGAVYQAAALSKAFKVKPFIVRDAAVFPIQVEFTREVEEDDKSRSLKHNKRILFQRMAPYPQRKVITFNRYTDDFEFYVNYGDLTFLNEDDLQVFGSLNLTTVRLKGVGDSFKKHSDYESKGIKAHFNMDESGVLSLDRVESVFETLVEDKQEEESTLTKLGNTISSLFGGGGPTPETGENLTDSVQEEEESLAESGKEEQGEKQEQKSRIVDAGEEQEQEKQQSSGKAETASPKVESQRKEEGEKLEPQGPKGNRETAKEEELSKSSGDSTATKTEEEKIKAPKKQKLVHEITMELDVNDVPDLEEDELKSSMKRLQDLTVRDLEKQEREKSANSLESFIFETQDKLYQEEYQFVSTEEQREEISKKLSEASSWMEEEGYAAATKELKDKLSELKKLCRNLFFRVEERRKWPERLAALESLLNHSTIFLRGARMIPESDQIFTEVELSTLEKAINETTIWKNETVAEQNKLTPAEKPVLLSKDIEFRIAALDREVQYLLNKAKFAKPKPKREKNATRTDSGKNTTAAPETENTIPPTEGKQEDKMEDSDPAKEPPTAEKAAIDDKPESDSGSKKEKAEAGGESRKNDEL; encoded by the exons ATGCCGAGCATGGCGCGGTGGGGCCGCCGGGCGCTGCCCTGGCtgcttctcttctgcttcctgccTGCCGCAG ATCCGGTGGCGGTGATGTCGGTGGATGTGGGCAGCGAGTCGATGAAGATCGCCATCGTGAAGCCTGGGGTGCCCATGGAGATCGTCCTGAACAA GGAGTCGCGAAGGAAAACACCCGTGGCCGTTTCCTTGAAGGAGAACGAGCGTCTCTTTGGTGACAGCGCGCTGGGGATG TCCATAAGGACACCCAAGGTGGCATTCCGATACTTCCAGGATCTGCTGGGTAAGCGGATCAATAATCCCCACGTGGCACTGTACCAGTCCCGATTCCCAGAGCATGAGCTGGTGAAGGATGAGACAAGACAGACTGTTATCTTCAAGCTGTCCCC AACGATACAGTATTCTCCTGAGGAGATGCTGGGGATGGTCCTGAACTATTCACGTGGTCTGGCTGAGGAATTTGCAG AGCAGCCCATCAAAGATGCAGTGATCACAGTTCCTGCATACTTCAaccaagcagagaggagagcagTTCTGCACGCTGCCCGCATGGCTGACCTCAAGGTGCTGCAGCTGATCAACGACAACACGGCTGTAGCATTGAACTATGGGGTTTTTAGGAGGAAAGACATCAATGCCACGGCACAG aatATCATGTTTTATGacatgggagcagggagcactgTTTGTACTATTGTTACATATCAGACAGTGAAAACTAAGGACTCGGGAACCCAACCTCAATTACAGATCCAAGGCATTGG GTTTGACCGTACTCTTGGTGGTTTAGTGATGGAGCTTCGTCTCCGGGACTACTTGGCCAAACTCTTTAATGAGCAGCACCCTTCAAAAGATGTCCAGAAGAACCCTCGGGCCATGGCCAAGCTGCTGAAGGAGGCCAACCGTGTGAAAACTGTGCTGAGCGCGAATGCCGACCACGTGGCGCAG ATTGAGGGACTACTGGATGACATAGACTTCAAAGCCAAGGTCTCAAGGCAAGAATTTGAGGATTTGTGCTCTGACTTGTTCAAGCGTGTCCCAGGACCCGTGCAGCAGGCTCTGAGTAGCGCAGCGATGAACATG GATGGAATTGACCAGGTGATTCTAGTTGGCGGTGCCACACGGGTCCCCAAAGTGCAGGAGGTTTTGCTGAAAGCTGTGGGCAA AGAGGAGCTGGGCAAGAATATCAATGCTGATGAGGCTGCTGCTATGGGTGCAGTCTaccaggcagctgctctgagcaaagCCTTTAAGGTGAAGCCCTTCATTGTTCGGGATGCTGCTGTGTTTCCTATCCAG GTGGAGTTTACTCGTGAAGTTGAGGAGGATGATAAATCCAGGAGTTTAAAGCATAACAAGAGGATTTTGTTCCAGCGCATGGCGCCCTATCCCCAGCGCAAAGTAATCACTTTCAACCGCTACACAGATGACTTTGAGTTCTATGTCAACTATGGAGATCTAACATTCCTCAACGAGGATGACCTGCA AGTTTTTGGTTCTCTCAATCTCACTACGGTGAGGCTAAAGGGAGTTGGGGACAGTTTCAAGAAGCACTCAGATTATGAATCCAAAGGCATCAAAGCACACTTCAACATGGATGAGAGTGGTGTACTGAGTCTGGACCGG GTGGAGTCGGTGTTTGAGACCTTGGTGGAAGACAAGCAGGAGGAGGAGTCAACACTGACAA AACTTGGAAACACTATCTCAAGCCTGTTTGGGGGTGGTGGGCCTACACCAGAGACTGGAGAGAACCTGACAGACTCAGTTCAG gaagaggaagagagcCTAGCAGAATCAGGTAAAGAAGAGCAGGGGGAGAAACAAGAGCAGAAAAGCCGTATTGTAGATGCTGGTGAAGAGCAGGAACAAGAGAAACAGCAGTCTTCAGGTAAAGCAGAAACAGCCTCTCCCAAAGTAGAGtcacagagaaaggaagaaggcGAGAAATTGGAGCCTCAG GGTCCCAAAGGAAATAGAGAAACTGCAAAAGAGGAAGAACTGTCCAAAAGTTCTGGTGACAGCACAGCTACCaaaacagaggaagagaagatCAAAGCACCCAAGAAGCAGAAGCTTGTCCATGAGATCACCATGGAGCTGGATGTAAATGATGTGCCTGACCTGGAGGAAGATGAACTGAAGAGCTCGATGAAAAG ACTCCAAGACTTGACTGTCAGAGATCTAGagaaacaggaaagagaaaaatcagccAACAGCTTGGAGTCATTCATCTTTGAGACCCAG GACAAGCTTTACCAGGAGGAGTATCAGTTTGTCTCAacagaggagcagagagaagaaatttcCAAAAAGCTTAGTGAAGCTTCCAGTTGGATGGAGGAGGAGGGCTATGCAGCTGCTACAAAG GAGCTAAAAGACAAGCTTTCTGAGCTGAAAAAACTTTGTAGGAACCTTTTCTTCCGCGTTGAGGAAAGGAGGAAGTGGCCAGAACgcctggctgctctggaaaGTCTGCTCAATCACTCCACCATCTTTCTCAG GGGAGCCCGAATGATTCCAGAGTCTGACCAGATATTCACAGAAGTGGAACTGAGTACGCTGGAAAAAGCCATCAATGAAACAACG ATTTGGAAAAATGAGACAGTGGCTGAACAGAACAAGCTTACTCCTGCTGAGAAACCTGTGCTGCTCTCTAAAGATATAGAGTTCAGAATAGCAGCCCTGGACAGGGAAGTGCAGTATCTCCTGAATAAAGCCAAGTTtgcaaaacccaaacccaaaaggGAGAAGAACGCCACAAGAACTGATTCAGGCAAGAATACCACGGCAGCCCCTGAGACTGAGAATACTATCCCTCCCACGGAGGGGAAACAAGAAG ACAAAATGGAGGATTCTGATCCAGCCAAGGAACCTCCCACAGCTGAGAAAGCAGCAATAGATGATAAGCCTGAATCAGACTCCG GGTCCAAGAAAGAGAAGGCAGAAGCTGGaggagaaagcaggaaaaatgatGAATTGTAA